The following proteins come from a genomic window of Spongiibacter tropicus DSM 19543:
- the accD gene encoding acetyl-CoA carboxylase, carboxyltransferase subunit beta encodes MSWVDKILPSGVRRSENAEKRKSGGVVPEGLWKKCVKCDAVLYRPELEANLDVCPKCDHHMRIGARRRIALFLDEEGREEILTEIEPVDRLKFKDKKKYRDRLTAAQKSTGEKDALIAYKGTVKSVPVVTVAFEFNFHGGSMGSAVGEKFTQAANVALKERRPLVCFSASGGARMQEALISLMQMAKTSAVLERLKQNGVPYISVMTDPIYGGVSASLALLGDINVAEPGARAGFAGPNIIEQTIRQKLPPGFQRSEFLLEHGAIDMIVRRAELPETLARLLGNMTYYQH; translated from the coding sequence ATGAGCTGGGTAGATAAAATTCTCCCCTCGGGCGTGCGGCGGTCAGAAAACGCGGAAAAGCGTAAGTCTGGTGGCGTGGTGCCTGAAGGTCTTTGGAAGAAATGCGTAAAGTGCGATGCGGTCCTGTATCGCCCTGAGCTGGAAGCCAACCTGGATGTATGTCCCAAGTGCGATCACCACATGCGCATTGGTGCGCGCCGTCGTATTGCACTGTTTCTGGACGAGGAAGGTCGTGAGGAAATCCTGACGGAAATCGAGCCCGTTGATCGCTTGAAATTCAAGGACAAGAAGAAATACCGGGACCGTTTGACGGCGGCGCAGAAGAGCACTGGCGAGAAAGACGCGCTGATCGCTTATAAAGGCACCGTAAAGTCAGTGCCGGTCGTTACCGTTGCCTTTGAATTCAACTTTCACGGCGGCTCAATGGGGTCTGCGGTTGGAGAGAAGTTCACCCAGGCCGCCAACGTTGCGCTGAAAGAGCGCCGCCCACTGGTGTGTTTCTCTGCCTCCGGGGGTGCCCGTATGCAGGAAGCCTTGATCTCGCTGATGCAGATGGCAAAAACCAGCGCGGTGTTGGAGCGCCTCAAGCAGAATGGGGTACCCTATATTTCGGTGATGACTGACCCGATCTATGGCGGAGTGTCCGCCAGTCTGGCCTTGCTGGGCGACATCAATGTTGCTGAGCCAGGCGCCCGCGCGGGCTTTGCAGGGCCCAATATCATCGAGCAGACCATCCGCCAGAAATTGCCGCCAGGCTTCCAGCGCAGTGAATTCCTGTTGGAACACGGTGCCATCGATATGATCGTTCGCCGCGCAGAACTGCCCGAGACGCTTGCCCGCCTGCTGGGCAACATGACCTACTATCAGCACTGA
- the folC gene encoding bifunctional tetrahydrofolate synthase/dihydrofolate synthase, translating to MRFEQLQDWLQWMEAQHPRQIDLGLERIAEVARQMDLSLGMPIITVAGTNGKGSCVALLSQIFQCAGLSVGAYTSPHLLRYNERIVIDGEPVSDAALCHAFEIVDQARRGTSLTYFEFGTLAALQLFSETQPDVLVLEVGLGGRLDAVNIVDADVAVISSVDLDHQAWLGNDRETIAREKAGIMRRGRPVVFGDTRRSPAVGEMAAACLARLIERGDDFGLEHVGDNWHWHGVNRLGQACEMKNLPCPAVLLDNAATVIQAIMQLPFDVPESAIREGLRLVHIPARGECLALRDHRLMLDVAHNPAALARLRERLPELLEKGNVDAVFAVMADKELGESLADFTPLVRQWYLPPLPGVERAMSPEKLKQQLIAAGVSDAAIHMIAPLPESLAGVRAGLGKDDSLLAFGSFFTVAAVMQAMPASAFVETLH from the coding sequence ATGCGATTTGAGCAGTTGCAGGACTGGCTGCAATGGATGGAGGCGCAGCACCCGAGGCAGATCGATCTGGGGCTTGAGCGCATAGCCGAGGTAGCCCGGCAGATGGATCTGTCGTTGGGTATGCCCATCATTACGGTGGCCGGCACCAATGGTAAAGGCTCCTGCGTTGCGCTGTTATCACAGATATTCCAATGCGCGGGCCTATCGGTTGGCGCTTACACTTCCCCCCATCTTCTTCGCTACAACGAACGGATTGTCATTGATGGCGAGCCGGTCAGCGATGCCGCACTGTGTCATGCCTTTGAGATTGTGGATCAGGCGCGGCGGGGCACTTCCCTGACGTATTTTGAGTTTGGCACGCTGGCAGCCCTGCAGTTGTTTTCCGAGACGCAGCCCGATGTGCTCGTGCTGGAAGTTGGCTTGGGCGGTCGCCTGGATGCGGTCAATATTGTCGATGCCGATGTGGCCGTGATTAGCTCCGTCGATCTCGATCATCAGGCTTGGTTGGGTAATGATCGCGAGACCATCGCCCGGGAAAAAGCCGGTATTATGCGACGTGGTCGCCCTGTGGTATTCGGTGATACCCGGCGCAGCCCCGCTGTTGGCGAAATGGCCGCTGCTTGCCTGGCGCGGCTGATTGAGCGAGGTGACGACTTCGGTCTGGAACATGTCGGCGATAACTGGCATTGGCACGGCGTGAATCGACTGGGGCAGGCCTGTGAAATGAAAAATCTGCCCTGTCCCGCTGTGCTGCTGGACAATGCCGCAACCGTAATACAGGCCATCATGCAGTTGCCTTTTGATGTCCCCGAATCGGCGATTCGAGAGGGGCTTCGTCTGGTACATATCCCCGCTCGGGGGGAATGCTTGGCTTTGCGAGATCACCGTTTGATGCTGGATGTGGCCCACAACCCGGCGGCGCTGGCACGTCTGCGAGAGCGCCTTCCAGAACTGCTTGAGAAGGGCAATGTAGACGCGGTATTTGCGGTAATGGCCGACAAGGAATTGGGGGAAAGTCTGGCTGATTTTACGCCACTGGTGCGGCAGTGGTATCTGCCTCCCTTGCCCGGGGTTGAACGAGCGATGTCCCCTGAGAAGCTCAAGCAGCAACTGATTGCTGCTGGCGTGTCGGATGCGGCGATCCACATGATAGCGCCCTTGCCTGAGAGTTTGGCGGGCGTTCGCGCTGGGCTGGGCAAAGATGATAGTCTGCTGGCCTTCGGTTCCTTTTTCACGGTTGCTGCGGTAATGCAGGCGATGCCCGCTTCCGCGTTTGTTGAGACTTTGCACTGA